In Gossypium arboreum isolate Shixiya-1 chromosome 5, ASM2569848v2, whole genome shotgun sequence, a single genomic region encodes these proteins:
- the LOC108484502 gene encoding uncharacterized protein LOC108484502, translated as MSENKPESGPTVNPRVTWEGCSVLLDINDGDRLVFARLSAGSTLKIGNKTFSLQPLIGCPFGSLFQVESGKEKPYLSRFIPPTEENNVQDEGGCQLQEESRDNRAIIDNNQAQSLTGDDIDAMRRQGATGNEIVEALIANSATFDKKTQFSQEKYRLKKQKKYAPRVLLRRPFSRSICEAYFKKYPARIGFLRVDTLSLLLSMANVTANSDVLVLDMVGGLVTGAVAERLGGSGSVCNTYLGGTPYPMEIIRMFNFNNEICKRVLRCSVNDLCAVQNETSEQVSQREDVCTMESQSDEKTSLSVSTEEVHLSSKNGILDLVPENELSTTGKTCKAPKAGEKAPKEAIQSWKENGFTSLIIAAPEQDAWILVKDLLPLLTYSAPFAIYHQYLQPLAKCMHNLQLEKMAIGLQLSEPWLREYQVLPSRTHPCMQMSGSGGYILSGTRAYSNTSQS; from the exons CCTGAATCGGGTCCAACTGTAAATCCTAGAGTAACCTGGGAAGGTTGCAGCGTATTGCTCGACATTAACGACGGCGATCGTCTTGTTTTCGCTCGTCTCTCTGCCGGCTC GACCTTGAAAATTGGGAATAAGACATTCTCTTTGCAGCCATTGATTGGATGTCCCTTTGGGTCTCTGTTTCAAGTTGAAAGCGGAAAGGAAAAGCCTTACCTTTCCCGCTTTATTCCACCCACCGaag AGaataatgttcaagatgaaggaGGTTGTCAATTACAAGAAGAATCCCGTGACAACCGAGCAATAATTGATAATAATCAAGCTCAAAGCCTCACCGGCGATGATATAGATGCAATGCGGAG ACAGGGGGCAACGGGGAATGAAATTGTTGAGGCCCTCATTGCTAACAGTGCAACTTTCGATAAGAAAACACAGTTCTCACAA GAAAAATATAGGCTTAAGAAGCAAAAGAAATATGCGCCCAGAGTGCTTCTTAGACGACCATTTTCTAGAAG TATATGTGAGGCATACTTTAAGAAATATCCAGCTCGAATTGG ATTTTTGCGAGTGGATACTTTATCTTTGTTGCTATCAATGGCTAATGTTACTGCAAACTCGGATGTCCTTGTCCTGGATATGGTTGGTGGACTTGTTACTGGTGCTGTGGCAGAGCGTTTAGGAG GTTCAGGTAGTGTGTGCAATACTTATCTTGGGGGGACACCGTATCCTATGGAGATAATAAGGATGTTCAACTTCAATAATGAAATTTGCAAGAG AGTTTTGCGGTGTTCAGTCAATGACCTTTGTGCAGTCCAAAATGAAACCAGTGAGCAAGTCAGCCAACGTGAAGATGTCTGTACTATGGAGAGTCAATCTGAT GAGAAAACATCCTTATCAGTTAGCACCGAAGAGGTTCATCTTTCATCCAAGAATGGTATTTTGGATCTTGTTCCTGAGAATGAACTTTCTACCACAGGCAAAACTTGCAAAGCCCCAAAAGCTGGAGAAAAAGCACCAAAAGAAGCCATTCAATCATGGAAAGAAAATGGTTTCACCAG CCTAATTATAGCTGCACCGGAGCAGGATGCCTGGATCTTAGTTAAGGATTTGCTGCCCCTTCTAACATACTCAGCTCCTTTTGCAATCTATCACCAGTATCTGCAG CCTCTTGCAAAATGCATGCACAATCTACAACTTGAGAAAATGGCAATTGGGTTACAACTTTCAGAACCTTGGTTACGGGAATATCAG GTACTTCCATCAAGAACCCATCCCTGCATGCAGATGAGTGGATCAGGCGGCTACATCCTAAGTGGTACTCGGGCATATTCTAATACAAGTCAATCCTAG